The following coding sequences are from one Euwallacea fornicatus isolate EFF26 chromosome 8, ASM4011564v1, whole genome shotgun sequence window:
- the LOC136340775 gene encoding uncharacterized protein, which translates to MSGYYWVDTKSRHGYVPSTALRGGTDIDGSPIYVGRAFHEGDWIPAKVIPSKHIAYVPYGGDEVGVEKFQVLCEQHFEWVAGHGGQVPSNAVVGGRTCDGEDLYIGRVGHDGAWTVGKVQPSHETCYIPFDGKEIGHKDYEILVLKGSYQWVDVAPGAMFPSFAIQGGKDVDGSPIYVGQGFHNGDWLPAKVIPNKRAVYVPYGGKEILVPTFKVLTGRMKHRFIWVLSSGGNVPPGAVPGGRTSNGEILYVGRAPHGGSLTIGKVHPTHGSCYIPFGGTEHPYKSYEILTYR; encoded by the exons aTGTCCG gatATTACTGGGTGGACACTAAATCTAGACATGGATACGTTCCATCCACAGCCTTGCGAGGAGGTACAGACATCGATGGGTCCCCAATTTATGTGGGAAGGGCTTTTCACGAAGGTGACTGGATTCCGGCTAAAGTTATTCCGTCAAAACATATCGCCTATGTGCCTTATGGAGGTGACGAGGTGGGAGTAGAAAAATTTCAG GTATTGTGCGAACAACACTTTGAATGGGTTGCTGGCCATGGCGGGCAAGTTCCCTCAAATGCTGTAGTCGGCGGAAGGACATGTGATGGGGAAGATTTGTATATTGGGAGGGTTGGTCATGATGGAGCCTGGACTGTTGGAAAA gTGCAACCAAGTCATGAGACTTGCTACATCCCCTTCGACGGTAAAGAAATCGGGCACAAAGATTACGAAATCTTGGTGTTGAAAggat CTTATCAGTGGGTCGACGTGGCACCAGGGGCAATGTTCCCCTCCTTCGCAATTCAAGGGGGCAAAGACGTTGACGGATCCCCAATTTACGTGGGTCAGGGGTTCCACAACGGAGACTGGCTGCCAGCTAAAGTTATTCCCAACAAGAGGGCTGTGTACGTCCCTTACGGAGGAAAGGAGATTCTAGTGCCAACTTTCAAA gtaTTGACTGGAAGAATGAAGCACCGTTTCATCTGGGTTTTGTCTTCAGGAGGAAATGTGCCTCCAGGGGCCGTGCCAGGGGGCAGGACTTCGAACGGGGAGATCTTGTATGTTGGGAGAGCTCCTCATGGGGGATCTTTGACTATAGGCAAG GTCCACCCCACGCATGGTTCGTGTTATATTCCGTTTGGAGGGACAGAGCATCCATATAAAAGTTACGAAATCCTTACATATagatag
- the LOC136340534 gene encoding neuroglobin-like: MGCELGKLAGSDHRNADRKLEDPPPPQQVDPRLPLSAKQKYSMMASWKGISRAMESTGVCMFLKLFEEHGELLMLFEKFKTLKSKEEQATSLELAEHATTVMSTLDEGIKGLDDLDTFFEYLHQVGASHRRIPGFKGEYFWRIEKPFLEAVETTLGDRYTSNVENIYKLTIKFIIETLVNGFDNANATT, encoded by the exons ATGGGCTGCGAATTGGGAAAATTGGCTGGGAGCGACCATAGGAACGCGGATCGAAAGTTGGAAGATCCTCCGCCACCCCAGCAGGTCGATCCCAGATTGCCTCTGAGCGCGAAGCAGAAGTACAGTATGATGGCTTCATGGAAAGGCATAAGTAGGGCGATGGAGAGCACTGGAGTCTGCATGTTTCTGAA GCTTTTTGAGGAGCATGGCGAGCTGCTCatgctttttgaaaaattcaaaacactAAAATCCAAGGAGGAGCAAGCCACGAGTTTGGAATTAGCCGAACACGCTACAACCGTCATGAGCACTTTAGATGAGGGCATCAAAGGGCTTGATGACTTAGATACGTTCTTCGAATACCTGCACCAAGTGGGGGCCAGTCATCGCAGGATACCCGGATTCAAGGGGGAGTACTTTTGG AGGATCGAAAAGCCCTTTTTGGAGGCAGTTGAGACCACGCTAGGAGACCGTTACACGTCCAacgtagaaaatatttataaactaaCGATTAAGTTTATTATAGAAACGTTGGTCAATGGATTTGATAACGCAAACGCGACAACTTGA
- the Vps16A gene encoding vacuolar protein sorting-associated protein 16 homolog yields MSSALITADWFRLGQDLYYRKIEIYSMQWNQEIKLENFIVASALYGGPLAIRRDERKVTKVRGPGQSVISIFSGSGQTLASFKWTHRPIVHMGWSNDENLICVQDDGNVVVYDMFGRFVHKFNILQKAHDCKIIDARVFINTKNIAGVAVMTSNFNVFIVNSITTTNIKTRQLSDVPRSNLEPTAWEVVSDEISTDVLFARGKEFYRLKQDEHHTSVMLQPDISVQYTAILEMSVSFNARHLCFFTDSGHLWLGSTDLRHKYCEIETDTIHRPRQLVWCGNETVVAYWENDDSILIVGKNGKTQSYMYDSSVYLVAEIDGVRIISNAHHELLQKVPEVVQKIFRINSTEPGSFLLEASKQFQKGSHKANEYITLVKSKLEEAVNQCLDAVGYEFDPEIQKMLIRAAQFGKCFVAEISPNKYVKMCRLLRVLNAIRDEKVGIPLTIEQLRYMKTKESGYGDETEPLKNLLDRLIVRNMYFLALQIAKYLKLPECSGSSYILVHWAKYKVGQHHDDQETVAREIAEKLGYSSGVSYREIAEKASEFGKNKLAIKLLDYESKASEQVGLLLKLNEHKSALHKAIESGDTDLVYMVVLKLREKMPLGDFKMTIRNFPVAQSLYIKYCKEYYKPALSEIYIQEDDFAAQAQLVLEECLADKTSFTIDSKLTAAADFYKKGRKDLNASLCEENLKLLKLQREFDEKLQVEDKITGKSVHDTCKILLELKEIKLAEKVKNDFKIPDKRYWYLRINTLARQKEWVELDKFCKLKKSPVGYGPFVDACWANGNRDESFKYLSKMPEELKAKYYLKIESFEEAADTAFQQRDVQTLINIQCRLSNKHPQLLDKVSDMLSRLDYKNS; encoded by the exons ATGTCCAGTGCACTAATAACAGCAGACTGGTTTCGCTTGGGTCAAGATTTGTATTATCG AAAGATCGAAATATACTCAATGCAATGGAATCAGGAGATTAAGCTAGAAAACTTCATTGTAGCTTCAGCTTTATATGGTGGTCCTTTGGCAATCAGACGAGACGAAAGGAAAGTTACCAAAGTCCGTGGACCTGGTCAAtcagtaatttcaattttctctgGATCAGGGCAAACTCTGGCATCATTCAAA TGGACCCATCGACCAATTGTACACATGGGCTGGTCAAACGACGAAAACCTCATCTGTGTTCAAGACGACGGCAATGTTGTGGTTTACGACATGTTTGGGAGATTTGttcacaaatttaatattttgcaaaaagctcATGATTGTAAAATAATAGACGCTCGTGTGTTCATCAATACAAAGAATATCGCTGGAGTAGCTGTGATGACTTCCAACTTTAacgtttttattgtcaatagcATTACTACCACCAACATTAAAACGAGACAACTTAGTGACGTTCCTA GATCAAACCTAGAACCTACTGCTTGGGAGGTCGTCTCTGATGAAATATCCACAGACGTGTTATTTGCCAGGGGTAAAGAGTTTTATAGGCTTAAACAAGACGAACATCATACAAGTGTGATG CTTCAGCCAGATATTTCCGTTCAGTATACAGCGATATTGGAAATGTCAGTCTCGTTTAATGCTCGccatttatgttttttcactGATTCAGGGCATTTATGGCTCGGATCGACCGATTTGAGGCACAAATATTGCGAAATTGAAACAGATACTATACATAGGCCCAGGCAACTTGTGTG GTGTGGGAATGAGACCGTTGTGGCCTACTGGGAAAACGACGACTCCATCCTTATAGTagggaaaaatggaaaaactcaATCCTATATGTATGACAGTTCAGTTTATTTGGTTGCCGAAATTGACGGGGTTCGAATCATCTCAAACGCCCATCACGAGCTGTTGCAAAAAGTACCTGAAGTGGTTCAAAAGATATTTCGCATAAATAGCACGGAACCCGGAAGTTTTCTCTTGGAAGCTTCGAAACAATTCCAAAAGGGCAGTCACAAAGCAAATGAATACATAACTCTAGTGAAAAGTAAGCTTGAGGAGGCAGTTAATCAGTGCCTTGATGCGGTGGGGTACGAGTTCGATCCGGAGATTCAAAAAATGCTGATAAGGGCTGCGCAGTTCGGGAAATGTTTCGTAGCGGAGATCAGTCCGAATAAGTATGTTAAAATGTGCCGGCTTTTGAGGGTTTTAAATGCCATTCGAGACGAAAAAGTGGGAATTCCGTTAACCATCGAGCA ATTGCGCTATATGAAGACTAAAGAGTCTGGCTACGGAGACGAGACGGAACCACTGAAGAATTTGCTTGATAGATTAATTGTCAGAAACATGTACTTTTTAGCCCTGCAAATAGCAAAATATCTGAAACTACCCGAATGTTCTGGTAGCAGTTATATTTTGGTACATTGGGCCAAGTATAAG GTTGGACAGCACCATGACGATCAAGAAACTGTAGCCAGAGAAATTGCCGAAAAGCTCGGTTATTCATCAGGTGTCTCCTATAGAGAGATTGCGGAAAAAGCTTcggaatttggaaaaaataagcTTGCAATTAAG TTACTTGATTACGAGTCGAAAGCAAGCGAACAAGTGGgccttttattgaaattaaacgaGCACAAATCGGCTTTACACAAGGCCATTGAGAGCGGGGATACAGATTTGGTTTATATGGTTGTCTTGAAATTAAGGGAGAAAATGCCCTTAGGCGACTTCAAA ATGACCATCCGAAATTTCCCAGTTGCCCAATCGCTTTACATCAAATACTGTAAGGAATATTACAAGCCTGCATTGTCAGAAATTTATATTCAGGAGGACGATTTCGCAGCGCAAGCTCAGCTTGTGCTAGAGGAATGTCTAGCTGATAAA ACATCATTTACCATCGATTCAAAATTGACAGCAGCGGCCGATTTTTACAAGAAAGGAAGAAAAGATTTAAATGCGAGCCTTTGCGAGGAAAACTTGAAGCTCTTAAAGCTGCAAAGAGAATTCGATGAAAAGTTGCAAGTTGAGGATAAAATCACAGGCAAAAGCGTGCATGACACATGCAAAATTCTGTTGGAACTAAAGGAGATCAAACTAGCTGAGAAAGtaaaaaacgatttcaaaattcctgataaGAG ATATTGGTATTTGCGAATCAATACGTTGGCGCGTCAGAAAGAATGGGTGGAGTTGGACAAGTTTTGTAAGCTGAAAAAGTCGCCGGTTGGGTATGGGCCCTTTGTGGACGCATGCTGGGCAAATGGAAATAGAGATGAGTCTTTTAAGTACCTGTCTAAGATGCCTGAGGAATTAAAAGCCAAGTATTATCTTAAAATTGA ATCCTTCGAAGAGGCGGCAGATACAGCATTTCAACAGAGGGACGTTCAGACATTAATAAACATCCAATGCCGTTTGTCTAACAAGCATCCCCAGCTGTTGGACAAAGTTTCCGATATGCTGAGCAGACTGGACTACAagaattcttaa